The following are from one region of the Maribacter aquivivus genome:
- a CDS encoding immunoglobulin-like domain-containing protein gives MKLKLICIILLLVGVGNLNAQWSNEQRLIASNNAEGDFFGDAVAVSGNYAVIGSKSNDENGTGSGAAYIYEKAIDGTWNEMQILSPSDADEYHRFGESVAINGNIAIIGAPGNPAVYIFEKSVDGSWTELQKLIASDAPRGNTFGNSIAISNNTIVVGASRDNGSTGAAYIFEKSIDGTWSEVVKVVPEDAIYGYGFGISVSVSNDRAIIGAFSDDERGRDSGSAYIFEKNANTWIQTQKLFASNSSRYNRFGNSVAISSNVAIVGAVNDVYIFEKEAVTDWIEVDKLHDYRNGQLGNAVAVSGNVAIVGALLDDEESPESGSAYMLRKSANGLWDNIQKINASNAAVGDKFGGAVAISGDDALIGSSFKNINGQNSGAAYFYNYTPTTNQKPQQTAYGTLNVAENSDDFLRDINATDDTDTEGNGLRYTFTTKYGYGLDNALFNLTEDTGIFSFINSPDFENPLDGNKDNQYEIQVTVTDSGGFYAYRNYTVQVTDVNETIWGNVQRVSANDYLSGSWFGNSVAISNDFAIIGANGHDDFGIESGAAYLYEKDTNGNWLEAQKLTASDSNTYDYFGSAVAISGNTAVVGAIGNDDNGDSSGSAYVYERNANGIWLESQKLLVDNGATNSNFGTSVGISQNYIVVGTHHTDANLIDKAYVFEKGVDGNWVQLQVFTASDAALGDDFGGSVSISEDQIVIGAARNGSNGNNSGAAYIFEKGTDGYFSETQKIVPSDASFSDRFGSSVAISANTIIVGTPGNNDDGDGSGSAYIFEKNTDGNWEEQEKLTASDAASNNWFGQSVSISGNRVVVGSDENGVGRGSAYLFEKDTNGTWLEIQILDSRPNAGYDSFGGSVSISGDVAVVGARNDDEYGAHTGAAYFFGGTLSNQAPRLEANTTVTIIENITAIVLDINASHYKDTEGNGLVYNLSTFNNGGIDNDLFTLVADTGELSFIAPPDYSEPLDNDADNTYNVQVTVTDNAGLTATQEIEISVTPSNRAPVLSSTDSFDFDVNGTNVGFKVTATDDNDSEGNGLVYSFTMDDNSGADNSFFNLNDQNGEFSFITIPDIDNPLDNDGNNVYNAQVTVTDSEGLFAVQNVTITVIDITVCTNNQSISPSDAMIRDYFGGSVAISGNTAIVGANGNSAAYVFEKDANNNWVEIQKLEASDSSPYNDFGISVAISGNIAIIGSSNAGDNGTGSGAAYIFKKDANGLWVEIQKLLPNNDESYYRFGFSVAISGEVAIIGATGDNEKGLSSGSAYIFEMEFNGSWIETAKLTAFDGGTLDMFGYAVSVSGNKAIVGKYSENENNAANGAAYIFEKDVDGIWMHTKKLTPGDNARVDYFGRSVSIFDNVAIVGTNNSYLNDGNGSAYIFEKSPTGNWNEIQKLTASNGNRYDYFGYSVAVFGDVVMVGTNDVYGLTKNSAYIFQKEADGIWKESYNLVAEGNTGEDWFGSSVAISGSAAIGGADSQDNAQIFTCISIPDTEKPIIVLKGDDPIEINEGDTYFEPGYSATDLVDGSLTDNVIVGMQNVNLGLAGTYEITYNVADESGNAADEVSRTINVIAVPMDTIKPIIVLNGDNPLVLYVGEPFVEDGYLATDDVDGDITDLVMVDMTYLNMNVAGTYSITYNVKDSVENAAIEVVRTVIISELISTPVDLASNDISILLNSPTCPGTSNGSITITNDSEYDLIATLSGNGINEIAIDVPQKSSYVFPNLPSGQFVVNFEGSDVEINAPEFNVIIPELEAIGITNKKIDQGAALGHVNVTGSKSYQVKTDTEILVFEFSNTGLNSIELPLKSGQNTFEIKGTSDCQGIEMVTFQFNELRLFPNPVTDWISVSGFNAEGVVTILITDVSGKVVMQTTQYIENSTLRINVSDILNSGVYVLRLSENEKDRVEFKIVIK, from the coding sequence ATGAAGTTAAAACTAATTTGCATAATTCTACTCCTAGTGGGCGTAGGCAATCTAAATGCCCAATGGAGCAATGAGCAACGACTAATAGCCAGCAATAATGCAGAAGGTGATTTCTTTGGAGATGCCGTGGCAGTATCTGGAAATTATGCTGTAATCGGCTCAAAAAGTAATGATGAGAACGGAACTGGCAGCGGAGCAGCTTATATTTATGAAAAGGCTATTGACGGTACTTGGAATGAAATGCAAATACTTTCACCTAGTGATGCAGATGAATACCACCGCTTTGGTGAATCTGTCGCAATAAATGGGAATATTGCCATCATAGGGGCACCTGGTAACCCAGCTGTATACATCTTTGAAAAGTCGGTTGATGGCTCATGGACAGAATTACAAAAACTAATTGCTAGTGATGCACCCCGTGGTAACACTTTTGGTAACTCCATAGCTATATCGAATAACACAATTGTAGTAGGGGCTTCTAGGGATAATGGTTCAACGGGAGCTGCTTATATATTTGAAAAAAGTATTGATGGTACTTGGTCCGAAGTCGTAAAAGTTGTTCCTGAAGATGCTATTTATGGATATGGCTTTGGGATCTCGGTATCCGTATCAAATGATAGGGCGATAATAGGCGCATTCTCAGATGATGAAAGAGGTCGAGACAGTGGCTCTGCCTATATTTTTGAAAAAAATGCAAATACATGGATTCAAACACAAAAACTCTTTGCAAGTAATAGTAGTAGATATAATAGATTTGGCAATTCCGTTGCCATTTCATCAAATGTTGCAATAGTTGGTGCCGTTAACGATGTTTATATATTTGAAAAAGAAGCAGTTACAGATTGGATTGAAGTCGATAAACTGCATGACTATAGAAATGGTCAACTGGGAAATGCAGTAGCTGTTTCGGGTAATGTAGCTATAGTTGGTGCTTTGTTAGATGATGAAGAATCGCCAGAAAGTGGCTCTGCCTATATGTTACGTAAATCAGCGAACGGTCTGTGGGATAATATTCAAAAAATTAACGCTAGTAATGCTGCTGTGGGCGATAAGTTTGGGGGAGCCGTAGCTATTTCTGGAGATGATGCGTTAATAGGTTCGTCTTTTAAAAACATAAACGGTCAGAACAGTGGTGCGGCGTACTTTTATAATTACACCCCGACAACAAATCAAAAACCGCAACAAACTGCCTATGGAACTTTAAATGTAGCGGAAAACAGTGATGATTTCCTAAGGGATATAAACGCCACGGACGACACGGATACCGAAGGAAACGGACTGCGCTACACCTTTACCACCAAATACGGCTATGGTTTAGATAATGCCTTGTTTAATTTAACGGAAGATACGGGTATATTCTCATTTATAAACAGCCCAGATTTTGAAAATCCTCTTGACGGTAATAAGGATAATCAATATGAAATTCAGGTAACGGTAACAGATAGTGGCGGATTCTATGCCTATAGAAATTATACCGTGCAGGTAACCGATGTTAATGAAACCATTTGGGGTAATGTACAAAGGGTATCGGCAAATGATTATTTATCCGGTAGTTGGTTTGGCAATTCTGTTGCCATTTCAAATGATTTTGCTATAATTGGCGCTAATGGCCATGATGATTTTGGCATAGAAAGCGGCGCAGCATATCTATATGAAAAAGATACCAATGGCAATTGGCTTGAGGCTCAAAAACTAACGGCAAGTGACAGCAATACGTATGATTATTTTGGTAGTGCTGTTGCCATTTCTGGGAATACTGCTGTTGTAGGTGCTATTGGTAATGATGATAATGGAGATAGCAGTGGTTCTGCCTATGTTTATGAGAGAAACGCAAATGGCATTTGGTTAGAATCACAAAAATTACTGGTTGATAATGGTGCTACAAATAGTAATTTTGGAACCTCGGTCGGTATATCCCAAAATTATATAGTCGTAGGTACACACCATACGGACGCAAATTTAATAGATAAGGCATATGTATTTGAAAAAGGTGTGGATGGTAATTGGGTTCAGCTCCAAGTATTTACCGCTAGCGATGCAGCCTTAGGTGATGATTTTGGAGGCTCGGTCTCCATATCAGAAGACCAAATTGTAATTGGTGCCGCACGTAATGGAAGTAATGGTAATAATAGCGGGGCTGCGTATATTTTTGAAAAAGGTACAGATGGTTATTTTTCGGAAACACAAAAAATAGTTCCCAGTGATGCTTCTTTCAGCGATAGATTTGGTTCTTCGGTAGCTATTTCTGCAAATACCATTATAGTAGGTACCCCTGGCAATAATGATGACGGAGACGGTAGTGGGTCTGCCTATATATTTGAAAAAAATACAGATGGTAATTGGGAAGAACAAGAAAAACTGACGGCTAGCGATGCAGCTTCAAATAACTGGTTTGGTCAATCAGTATCCATTTCCGGTAATAGGGTAGTGGTAGGCTCAGATGAGAATGGAGTAGGTAGGGGTTCCGCTTATTTATTTGAAAAAGATACAAATGGAACTTGGTTAGAAATACAAATACTCGACTCTAGACCTAATGCAGGTTATGATAGTTTTGGCGGTTCGGTTTCCATATCTGGGGACGTGGCCGTAGTAGGCGCACGAAATGACGATGAATACGGCGCTCATACCGGTGCTGCTTATTTTTTTGGTGGCACACTTTCAAATCAAGCTCCAAGATTAGAAGCAAATACAACTGTAACCATTATCGAAAACATAACAGCTATTGTATTAGATATCAATGCATCACACTATAAAGACACAGAGGGTAATGGTTTAGTCTATAACCTTTCTACTTTTAACAATGGAGGTATAGACAATGACCTCTTTACACTGGTAGCGGATACTGGTGAGCTTTCTTTCATTGCCCCGCCAGATTATAGTGAACCTCTGGATAATGATGCAGATAATACGTACAACGTTCAAGTAACGGTAACAGACAATGCAGGTTTAACAGCAACGCAAGAAATTGAAATTAGCGTTACACCGTCTAATCGTGCCCCGGTCTTATCTTCTACGGATTCTTTTGATTTTGATGTAAATGGTACCAATGTTGGTTTTAAGGTTACCGCTACAGATGATAACGATTCAGAAGGTAATGGTTTGGTCTATAGTTTTACAATGGATGACAACTCAGGAGCGGATAATTCCTTTTTCAATTTAAACGACCAAAACGGTGAGTTTTCATTTATTACAATTCCGGATATCGATAACCCTTTGGATAATGATGGCAATAACGTTTACAATGCTCAAGTAACGGTAACGGATAGTGAAGGATTATTTGCCGTTCAAAACGTTACTATTACTGTCATCGATATTACGGTTTGTACAAACAATCAAAGCATTAGCCCCAGCGATGCCATGATAAGGGATTATTTTGGTGGATCTGTTGCCATATCGGGTAATACGGCCATTGTGGGAGCCAATGGAAACAGCGCAGCCTATGTATTTGAAAAAGACGCAAATAACAATTGGGTAGAAATTCAAAAGCTCGAGGCTAGCGACTCCAGTCCATATAATGATTTTGGTATTTCTGTGGCCATCTCTGGCAATATAGCTATAATAGGTTCCTCTAACGCGGGTGATAATGGTACCGGTAGTGGTGCTGCCTATATATTTAAAAAAGATGCCAATGGGCTTTGGGTCGAAATTCAGAAACTATTACCTAACAATGATGAATCCTATTATCGTTTTGGTTTTTCCGTTGCTATTTCTGGTGAAGTTGCTATCATTGGTGCAACGGGAGATAATGAAAAGGGCTTATCAAGTGGGTCGGCCTATATCTTCGAAATGGAATTTAATGGCTCTTGGATAGAAACCGCAAAGCTTACCGCTTTCGACGGTGGAACTTTAGATATGTTTGGCTACGCCGTATCGGTTTCTGGCAATAAGGCCATTGTGGGCAAATACAGCGAAAATGAGAATAACGCCGCTAACGGTGCCGCTTATATATTTGAAAAAGATGTAGATGGCATTTGGATGCATACTAAAAAACTGACGCCTGGCGACAATGCTAGGGTAGATTACTTTGGCAGGTCCGTATCCATTTTCGATAATGTTGCCATAGTCGGGACAAATAATTCTTATTTGAACGATGGAAATGGATCGGCCTATATATTCGAAAAGAGTCCTACCGGTAACTGGAACGAAATACAGAAGTTAACCGCTAGCAATGGCAACAGGTATGACTATTTCGGATATTCCGTAGCTGTTTTTGGAGATGTAGTCATGGTAGGAACCAACGATGTATATGGTTTGACTAAAAATTCCGCCTATATTTTTCAAAAGGAAGCTGATGGAATATGGAAAGAGTCCTATAACCTTGTAGCCGAGGGTAATACTGGCGAAGATTGGTTTGGTTCGTCGGTAGCCATTTCTGGGAGTGCCGCCATTGGTGGTGCAGATAGCCAAGATAACGCTCAGATTTTTACATGTATCTCTATACCTGATACCGAAAAACCGATTATTGTATTAAAAGGCGACGACCCCATTGAAATAAACGAAGGAGACACGTACTTCGAGCCTGGTTATTCTGCAACCGATTTGGTTGACGGTAGTCTAACCGATAATGTCATTGTAGGTATGCAAAATGTAAACCTAGGTCTAGCTGGTACATATGAAATTACTTATAATGTTGCCGATGAATCCGGTAATGCTGCAGATGAAGTTAGTAGAACCATTAATGTAATTGCCGTACCTATGGATACCATTAAGCCCATAATTGTTTTAAATGGCGATAATCCATTAGTACTTTATGTAGGTGAACCATTTGTAGAAGACGGTTATTTGGCAACCGATGATGTGGACGGTGATATAACCGACCTCGTAATGGTAGATATGACGTATTTAAATATGAATGTTGCGGGTACCTATAGCATTACATACAACGTAAAAGATAGTGTTGAAAATGCTGCAATTGAAGTAGTTAGAACCGTTATAATCAGTGAATTGATTAGTACGCCGGTTGACCTAGCATCGAATGATATTAGTATACTTCTAAATTCGCCTACTTGTCCAGGCACTTCAAACGGAAGCATAACCATTACCAATGATAGCGAATATGATTTAATTGCTACACTCTCAGGTAATGGTATTAATGAAATAGCTATTGATGTTCCACAAAAAAGCTCGTATGTTTTCCCAAACTTACCATCCGGACAGTTTGTAGTTAATTTTGAAGGTTCAGATGTGGAAATCAACGCTCCTGAATTCAATGTAATAATTCCAGAATTAGAGGCTATAGGTATTACAAACAAGAAAATAGACCAAGGTGCTGCTTTAGGCCACGTAAATGTTACCGGAAGCAAGTCATACCAAGTAAAGACCGATACTGAAATTTTAGTTTTCGAATTTTCAAATACAGGTTTAAATAGTATTGAACTACCGTTAAAGAGCGGGCAGAATACTTTTGAAATAAAAGGAACTTCAGATTGTCAAGGAATTGAGATGGTTACCTTCCAGTTTAATGAATTACGTTTATTTCCAAATCCAGTTACTGATTGGATATCGGTATCAGGATTCAATGCCGAGGGTGTGGTTACCATTTTAATAACAGACGTTTCAGGTAAAGTAGTTATGCAAACAACACAATATATTGAAAATAGTACGCTTAGAATAAATGTATCGGATATTCTTAATTCAGGGGTTTATGTGTTGAGATTATCAGAAAATGAAAAAGATAGGGTAGAATTTAAAATCGTAATAAAATAA
- a CDS encoding CDGSH iron-sulfur domain-containing protein, which yields MSKTKLTINSNGSVKVEGDFEVVDSQGNSYNLQGRTVLGICRCGLSNNKPFCDGSHRNHFEHEATAFDLPPMKKK from the coding sequence ATGAGCAAAACAAAACTAACCATAAATAGTAATGGGTCTGTAAAAGTAGAAGGAGATTTTGAAGTTGTAGATAGCCAAGGTAATTCATATAACTTGCAAGGTAGAACAGTATTAGGCATATGTCGCTGTGGACTTTCTAATAACAAACCTTTTTGCGATGGTTCTCACAGAAATCATTTTGAACACGAAGCAACAGCTTTCGATTTACCTCCAATGAAAAAGAAATAA
- a CDS encoding Crp/Fnr family transcriptional regulator, with the protein MEDKLQLLRQHFEEIVSLTDEEWNFIQSHFEFKSLKKHQFLIQVGQPVDFEYWIIKGLVKAYSIDEKGKEHILQFAMEDYWVSDHCAFQHQEPGTIFVDCLEDSEFFCLSLENREKICFEVPAVANFFRIKSNHGYINLQQRILSLLTMTAESRYEYLLNKLPKLIQRVPKKLIASYLGVSRETLSRFNS; encoded by the coding sequence ATGGAAGACAAGTTACAGTTACTAAGACAACATTTTGAGGAAATCGTTTCTTTAACTGATGAGGAGTGGAACTTTATACAATCGCACTTTGAATTTAAAAGTCTTAAAAAACACCAATTTTTAATACAAGTAGGGCAACCTGTAGACTTTGAATATTGGATTATTAAAGGTTTGGTAAAAGCGTACTCCATAGACGAAAAAGGTAAAGAACACATTCTTCAATTTGCTATGGAAGACTATTGGGTGAGCGACCATTGTGCTTTTCAACATCAAGAACCTGGGACTATTTTTGTGGACTGCCTTGAAGATTCTGAGTTCTTCTGTTTGTCTTTAGAGAACAGGGAAAAGATTTGTTTTGAAGTCCCTGCCGTTGCCAATTTCTTCAGAATTAAATCCAACCACGGTTATATCAATTTACAGCAAAGAATCTTGTCTTTGCTTACAATGACCGCAGAAAGTAGGTACGAATACCTATTAAATAAACTTCCAAAATTAATACAACGCGTTCCTAAAAAATTAATCGCTTCTTATTTAGGCGTATCCAGAGAGACTTTAAGTCGTTTTAACAGCTAA
- a CDS encoding cupin domain-containing protein produces MKTTRTLFLLFTVFAIGFNTYAQENKRPLMGNAYGIINIDEYVTLLPKSHNGIIKDIRLIDREHAGVRIFRLYDEVPMHYHAKSDAYLYILNGKAEFYVADKGPVVAGKGDLLFWGKGTAHGNGKILEGPLDVLVFDAIARDPSDVIWVDPSTQKKFLGN; encoded by the coding sequence ATGAAAACTACAAGAACACTTTTTCTATTATTTACAGTATTTGCTATAGGTTTTAACACCTATGCGCAAGAAAACAAAAGACCGTTAATGGGTAACGCTTATGGTATTATCAATATTGATGAATACGTAACGCTACTTCCTAAAAGTCACAACGGCATCATCAAAGACATCAGATTAATAGACCGTGAACACGCAGGTGTAAGAATCTTTAGGTTGTATGACGAAGTGCCTATGCACTACCACGCAAAATCTGATGCTTACCTCTACATTTTAAATGGTAAAGCAGAATTTTATGTTGCCGATAAAGGTCCTGTTGTTGCAGGAAAAGGCGACTTACTTTTTTGGGGAAAAGGCACAGCACACGGTAACGGAAAAATTTTGGAAGGTCCGTTAGACGTACTCGTTTTTGACGCAATAGCCAGAGACCCAAGCGATGTTATCTGGGTAGACCCATCAACCCAAAAGAAGTTTTTGGGCAACTAA
- a CDS encoding L-dopachrome tautomerase-related protein: MKTVTIIKTVLFALVMNFTLSAQAQLETIATFPESRPGNITVSNDGRIFVTMSALSASKYMVKEILPNGEAIPFGDKEWIVKPQNGSLKGINSTIGIQADANGILWVLDMGNVKQNQAPKLVGFDLVTGNVTKVFPIPNTVLSTKPFLQDFVIDVKNNTAVIADMTDALNPPIAPAFVVINLETGYIRRVLEGNASFLPADEPVKIHGRLVSHKRKDGTTIQPRYPLNPISIDDKNNYIYYGAMGNTKIHRIPSAVLADESKQDSELNKHIEFYANKPKSDGFKVGANGKVYVTDVENSAIVESTPAGMKTIAQSKKDLSWPDGVAIHGNYLYIVANQLHNLPLLNEGKDASKPPYLVLKMKIEE; encoded by the coding sequence ATGAAAACAGTAACAATTATAAAAACAGTCTTGTTCGCACTTGTAATGAATTTTACACTATCAGCACAAGCACAATTAGAAACGATAGCTACATTTCCAGAATCACGACCAGGAAATATAACCGTCTCTAACGACGGAAGAATATTTGTAACAATGAGTGCCTTAAGTGCTTCAAAATATATGGTGAAAGAAATTTTACCTAATGGAGAAGCTATTCCTTTTGGAGATAAAGAGTGGATTGTAAAACCACAAAACGGAAGTTTAAAAGGTATCAATTCAACTATCGGAATTCAAGCTGATGCTAACGGTATCCTTTGGGTATTGGATATGGGTAATGTAAAACAAAATCAAGCTCCAAAATTAGTTGGGTTTGATTTGGTTACCGGTAATGTAACAAAAGTTTTTCCTATCCCGAATACGGTATTATCAACAAAACCTTTTTTACAGGATTTTGTAATCGATGTTAAAAACAACACTGCTGTCATTGCAGATATGACCGATGCTTTAAATCCGCCAATTGCACCAGCTTTTGTCGTTATTAACTTAGAAACAGGTTATATAAGACGTGTTTTGGAAGGGAATGCTTCATTTTTACCTGCTGATGAACCAGTAAAAATTCACGGTAGATTAGTATCCCACAAAAGAAAAGACGGTACTACCATTCAACCAAGATATCCATTAAATCCAATTTCTATAGATGACAAAAACAATTACATCTACTATGGTGCAATGGGGAATACCAAAATTCACCGCATACCTTCTGCTGTTTTAGCTGATGAAAGTAAGCAAGATAGCGAACTGAATAAGCACATCGAGTTTTATGCCAACAAACCAAAATCTGACGGATTTAAAGTGGGTGCAAACGGAAAAGTGTATGTAACCGATGTTGAAAATTCAGCCATTGTAGAAAGTACGCCTGCTGGAATGAAAACCATTGCGCAATCCAAAAAAGACCTGTCTTGGCCTGATGGTGTTGCCATACACGGTAACTACTTATATATAGTAGCAAATCAACTTCACAACCTTCCTTTATTAAATGAAGGAAAAGATGCCAGTAAACCGCCTTACTTGGTGTTAAAGATGAAGATTGAAGAGTAA
- a CDS encoding cyclase family protein has protein sequence MKTIVNTFKTIALAATLFTALTTNAQQVPTSPYGADDEIGALNLLNEETVLDAVKLVKKGKVYRLGMVVNAQTAAFRHRYFHIETLQPETAAAGSNKFTYVDDQLIGWTGVGSQINGLAHYGRDNVHYNGHKVEDFLTVSGVKKLGLEKLPPIVTRGVVLDMRSYYNQDIVKEGTVFTVEDIEKVSKKQGVEIRKGDVVLFYTGWTKLMGKDDKRYLAGGPGIGVEAAHYLGKKGIVAAGADNWSFEAVPHENSELSFPVNQMMAIEYGVQVLENILVDELVEDKAWEFLFVLGHPLYEGSTQVQINPVAIK, from the coding sequence ATGAAAACAATAGTAAATACATTTAAAACAATTGCCTTAGCAGCTACACTTTTCACTGCTTTAACTACAAACGCGCAACAAGTACCAACGTCACCTTATGGTGCTGACGATGAAATTGGCGCACTAAACCTTTTGAATGAAGAAACAGTTTTGGATGCGGTAAAATTGGTTAAAAAAGGAAAAGTATATCGCTTAGGAATGGTGGTAAATGCACAAACTGCAGCTTTCCGTCACAGATACTTTCACATTGAAACGTTACAACCAGAAACTGCTGCTGCAGGTTCTAACAAATTCACTTACGTAGATGATCAATTAATTGGTTGGACAGGTGTTGGGTCTCAAATAAACGGATTGGCACATTATGGTAGAGACAATGTGCATTATAACGGTCATAAAGTAGAAGATTTTTTAACCGTATCTGGTGTGAAAAAATTAGGTCTAGAAAAATTACCTCCAATTGTAACTAGAGGTGTTGTGCTAGATATGCGCTCATATTACAATCAAGATATTGTAAAAGAAGGCACTGTTTTTACAGTTGAAGACATTGAAAAAGTATCTAAAAAACAAGGTGTTGAAATTCGTAAAGGTGATGTGGTATTGTTCTACACGGGATGGACAAAATTAATGGGTAAAGATGATAAACGCTATTTAGCTGGTGGACCTGGAATTGGTGTTGAAGCTGCGCATTATTTAGGTAAAAAAGGAATTGTAGCAGCAGGTGCAGATAACTGGTCTTTTGAGGCTGTACCACACGAAAACAGCGAACTTTCTTTTCCTGTAAATCAAATGATGGCAATCGAGTACGGTGTACAAGTTTTGGAAAACATTCTTGTAGATGAGTTGGTAGAAGATAAAGCTTGGGAATTCCTTTTTGTATTAGGTCATCCATTATATGAAGGGTCTACACAAGTACAAATAAATCCTGTTGCTATTAAATAA
- a CDS encoding MFS transporter: METSTIHKDTTVAKKKSLPAALWALTISAFAIGTTEFVIVGLLSTVASDLGTSLTSAGLLVSLYAIGVAIGAPILTALTGKIPRKQLLMGIMLLFIVGNGLAAISPSFELLLLSRVVTGFAHGVFFSIGSTIAASLVPKDRRATAISIMFAGLTVAIVTGVPLGTYIGQNFGWRATFIGVALLGLVGAIASLALVPKNIKQSAPLRLIDQLKVIKNPSILLVLAITAFGYGGTFVTFTYLTPLLEEVTGFSSNMTSVFLLIYGIAIAIGNIIGGKVSNNKPGKALLVMFALQAIVLFVLYFTASSQIFAIVTLFFMGILAFSNVPALQLYVVKMAEKYLPGTEDVASALNIAAFNVGIAIGAYVGGMVVESSLGIEATPWVGGILVIVGFLLTLVLFKKEKI; encoded by the coding sequence ATGGAAACATCAACAATACATAAAGATACTACGGTAGCCAAAAAGAAAAGTCTACCAGCAGCATTATGGGCATTGACCATAAGTGCATTTGCCATAGGAACAACGGAATTTGTAATTGTAGGTTTATTATCTACCGTTGCAAGTGACTTAGGTACATCATTAACATCAGCAGGATTATTAGTTAGTCTGTACGCCATTGGTGTCGCCATTGGTGCACCCATATTAACTGCCTTAACAGGTAAAATTCCTAGAAAACAATTATTAATGGGAATTATGTTGCTTTTCATTGTTGGTAACGGATTAGCAGCAATCTCACCAAGTTTTGAGTTGTTGCTATTATCAAGAGTGGTAACAGGTTTTGCACACGGTGTATTTTTCTCTATCGGTTCTACAATCGCAGCCAGTTTGGTACCAAAAGATAGAAGGGCAACTGCTATTTCTATAATGTTTGCGGGTCTTACCGTGGCTATTGTAACTGGTGTGCCTTTAGGAACATACATTGGTCAGAATTTTGGATGGAGAGCTACTTTTATAGGTGTAGCCCTTTTAGGATTAGTAGGTGCAATAGCTAGTTTAGCTTTGGTGCCTAAAAACATCAAACAATCGGCTCCATTAAGACTTATAGACCAATTAAAGGTGATTAAGAATCCGTCTATTTTATTGGTGTTAGCCATTACCGCATTTGGTTATGGTGGTACGTTTGTAACCTTTACCTATTTAACTCCTTTGTTGGAAGAAGTAACCGGTTTCTCTTCAAATATGACCAGTGTATTCCTTTTAATTTATGGTATCGCCATTGCTATAGGAAATATCATAGGTGGTAAAGTCTCTAACAACAAACCAGGAAAAGCCTTATTGGTAATGTTTGCGTTACAAGCCATTGTGTTGTTTGTGTTATACTTCACGGCTTCTAGTCAGATTTTTGCCATCGTAACCTTGTTTTTTATGGGAATCCTAGCGTTTTCAAACGTACCTGCATTACAATTATATGTCGTTAAAATGGCGGAAAAATACTTACCAGGAACAGAAGACGTAGCATCTGCCTTAAACATCGCAGCGTTTAATGTTGGAATTGCCATTGGTGCTTATGTAGGCGGAATGGTTGTAGAATCCAGCTTAGGAATTGAAGCGACGCCTTGGGTTGGTGGAATACTAGTAATCGTAGGATTCTTGTTGACCTTAGTTTTATTCAAAAAAGAAAAAATATAA